TCGGGCGTGGTATAGAGCTCGAGCGTGAAGCCCTGCTCGTAGCGGTAGGAGGTCTTGGGCTCGAGGAGCTCGATTCCGTTGAGCGCCTGCTTTCCGAGGCGGAGCGCCTTGCCGCTCTTGCCGGCGATCTGACTCGCCACCTCGCGGGCGCGGGCTTCCAGCTCGGCGGCGGGGACGACCTCCGTGCAGCCGCCGAGGGAGAAGAGCTCCTGGGCGTCGATCGTCTCGCAGGTGTAGAGCATGCGACGCGCCTTCTGGACGCCGACCATGCGCATGAGGTGGGTCGCGGCGCCGAGGGCGCCTCGGTCGATCTCGGGCAGGCAGTAGGTGGAGTCGTCGGCAGCGATGATGAAGTCCGACGCGCCGGCGATCCCGAGGCCGCCGCCGATACAGAAGCCGTTCACGGCCGAGATCGTCGGGACCGGGCAGTCGTAGACCGCGGCGAAGCTGTCGTAGCAGCCGCGATTCAGCTCGACGATCAGGCTGCCGTCCGCGGCGAGCTCCTTGACGTCGACGCCGCACTGGAAGCCCTTGCCGATTGCCCGGATCACGACGCAGTTCACGTCCTCGTTCTGACCGAGGGCGGTCATCTTCGCCGCGAACTCCTTCCAGCCCGCATTGTCGAGGGCGTTGACGGGCGGTGCGTTGATGATCAGCTCGCCTACGCCGTCCTTGATCTCGATGTCGATCGCCATGGGCTGGCTCCTTCTTCGCGGTCGCTCGGGCCGCCGTCGCTCAGAGCGCGAGTCGCTTGAGGGTCTGTTCTGCTTCTTCGACGATCCGCCGGACGAGCTCGTCGCAGGTCGGGCGGTCGTCGAGCACGCCCGCCACGGTTCCGCTCGCCAGGTAACCGTTCACGGGATCGCCGTCGGCGACGCCGACCCGGGCGAGGATCGGGGCGTTCGCCGCCATGATCGTCTGCCAGAGGCTCAGCCCCTGGTTCTTGCGCATGGCCAGGCCACTGCGGAGGAGCTCGGGGATCGAGGCGCCGGTCTCCGCCTGCAAGGCGCGGGCGCTGCCGAGGGCGAGGACGAGCTTGCGGATCG
Above is a genomic segment from bacterium containing:
- a CDS encoding enoyl-CoA hydratase family protein, with amino-acid sequence MAIDIEIKDGVGELIINAPPVNALDNAGWKEFAAKMTALGQNEDVNCVVIRAIGKGFQCGVDVKELAADGSLIVELNRGCYDSFAAVYDCPVPTISAVNGFCIGGGLGIAGASDFIIAADDSTYCLPEIDRGALGAATHLMRMVGVQKARRMLYTCETIDAQELFSLGGCTEVVPAAELEARAREVASQIAGKSGKALRLGKQALNGIELLEPKTSYRYEQGFTLELYTTPDSQEARDAFVEKREAQF